From Danio rerio strain Tuebingen ecotype United States chromosome 2, GRCz12tu, whole genome shotgun sequence:
AAGTgtcatcccagcaggcacacaacgtcataagacttTAATAGTAGGTTAGACTAAGGTTGTGAtctcaggtgaccaaaattcaatgtatgttattttaatgtccaataccGACATCAAatgctgttgatatttggttgtttttaggttacgTCGATAAATGACCacaatccaatgtcgagccaacatctccaacccaacgtcatattgacgtcaaatactgacattcatcaggtatgacaaccaaaatccaacagctgtcatagtggtaacatccaacaaaggctcattctgattacatacttCTATATACATGTCTGGAGACCGCCAAATACGTGCCAGGAGCTACTgttttttgccgtttttgttttcgtgaatccatgagagatctcaaatatctctcgcGACTGttatttgtgcctgctgttctcgcgtaaatccaccagaggccgctgtcgactgaatgtttgactgactgaatgactgactgaccgatcgactgacccacccaacTCCCTGAACCCAactaacaaatttaaaaagcagttcagaaaaagaaaagccctcatctgatttttaccatgttttaccacattctcatcttgttatttactcgtttattttattttttgacttctgtttttttcttacctgctttctggaaccgtttttccctggactcaaaccctgtcgtcgtcGTCAtcttctctctgcgtctcaagtccaccatcACACATGGTGAACTAACTGGATAACCTAATAACAGCGGGGAAAACCATCCAgagataagcggtcagctagtaTCCGCGGAAAGGAATggtgtcatactgccccgtagcgtgtatttaaaaaattcagtGCAGCCatttgtacttctggctacataattcacgatatCCAGAAACatttatagggctacgttttcagaattaacCCATGTTAcaacaacgtcaagctgtaacatcattagacgttgatatttggttgtttttaggttgcattggaaagtgaccaaaatgtatTATCTGTCTGACGTTAGACTCTGACGTTGGTATGACGTTAACCCGTTTCATTTccaccaaaatgcaacatcccatggttttttttttaccttacaaGTGTTCAAAATAGAGCTTGAAGATTGTATCAGTAATATGCAAGTGGCAGCAAACAGGGGTGCATTTGTTCAAAAATACTTTATACTCTAAGTGAGATCTTTATGAATGATACACTGAATCTTTCTTTCAAACCAAGATTAAAAGACAttgaacttaaaggtgcagtaggtgatctgccaaaatgctaatcggatagcatattagctttggacggaagggagggactgtgtttcaaagccacgtCTTTTGAAACCACGAGCGCGCCCACCACAGCAGACAACCCAGTTCATTCGCCAGTTGTAAGTGTATGTACTGGTTGGCCGGGCGGCTTGCAGGAATTTCGCTTATaactaagccacacttacatgctattttaaactgaatattaagagtagcggtaaacaatatCGGGAGCACGTCACAGGCTGTCGTTGTTCAGAAATAACCCAATGTGAacataaaagcaacttcagctcagcaagcaggctaggcagaatagtgctgtgtactgatgttttgttgttaaactgaatataatctacatcatcgatgctgtaaaagcttacttatgaaactaaaaatagtcacatctAGCTTCCACCgggagattttagtggctgaacaacacgtctgcaTAGAACCCATTCATAACGCAATACACTCTGCATCAGCTCTGTGTGACTAATATagctttaaaacagaacattacctctcaaacagaaatacttcagccatggtgtggtgtcttccttcctccagcgtgcaaaagtaactccaatactgattcaggagtttaaaaagtttcaattcagcatttgattttgccgCAACTGACAGTCTCGCATGCACTTGTCGCTCATCTAGACGTGCAATCGCATCAGACATGCACACGCTAATGGCGGATATGTGTGACCAGAGATGTGCACAAGCCCAAATCGGCATTTGTTAACTGATAGTTTGAGTTATTTATCGGAAAAATGAGAGATGTctgtccgactctatttaattggatgaacattttttatctttatgccttacccaaaataaaaaaacatatataaatacatttagatcatttactgtaatcatcacTATtgaactgtgaagagactttcaaccagcacaacaaaaaatgtttctgaagacaatcccctactgcacctttaacagctGTATAAACTGAATtgttcttaaaaatgtatttatttttctgtcttgCTGTCTATTTTAGCACCATGTGAGAATTGTGATCTCTAGAATCAGTTTTAGTGTTATTGCTgtgtgtgcttcacacacacacaatgagtttgttttggctacagaagctttcagtgtacataaagtgacaagtgacaacacaaaataaatatggggaaaagaaatgcaataaacattaaacagagatgcagttagtcaaggatgttgaattgtatgtacagatttgttataaatattcagGTTATACGGTGCTGTGCACAAATGCgaatggagaaagtattgcattgtatattgttataaggtgctgtgtacaagtgcgttTTTCAAACAAACTTTTATTCTCAGTTTCTCTTGAAATGTGCAGCTCTGTTGTCCACATACTGCACTGTTTTGGGTATAGGAGCTCTTTGAATGTATTGCTTGatgtaaatgtaatgttatgtGATGTGTTTTTATAAGCTCTTTACTGATGTCTTTCAGAGGTTGAACAATGATTCATGTGAGGTATGGTCATTCTTTTTgctattgttgttgttactagtgaaaatgaatggatgatcaTATTCACTCATTCTCCGCTGCCGTTTAAACGTGTCTATACAAGACTAAAGAAAAGAttgttacactgtaaacaaatcctGGTTGCGTTAAATTTTTAATCTTGTGAgttcattgaacttatattatgttaaactgacttaaaactgtTCGCGTAATGTAtgaaattaagttattaaattaaGTACATAATTaactaatgctgagttcagactgcatgattttcaaagtagtcgtgtcacagatgattttacactgcatgactatctgggcttgcgttttgtcactgctttgtttacactacaATATGGATCGGcaacagggactttcacattgcatgaatttacaataggaagaatcagcgacaacttcgtccaaactacgtctcacaatcacacacacgtcgtatatcttttgttattaactacataacgagaaagaagcctttaaaggtagaaaatgtacatatttgcttacctgggtttgaagggaattaacaatttctcctcaactttatTTCTTTTTCGACCCAGTTGTAATATTGCTCACAACAGACAAAATAGCTccagcaaaataatttttttttacttttccccCAAGCTCcagctggcctgcagatacctacgctagtggatgctgctctctcattggctgtaggtgatcgcggATGTTATTTTTAATCAGAACTCAATTtacatggcatgatttgaatcgcaaaCAGCTCCAgatttttagcatgccaaatatctcacgagCGTTAATGACTCATCAGCGATTCTTTCAAATCACGTCTTTAACAGTTCACACTGTGGGATTGTCACTCGCGTTCACAAggaccgatttgcctgtgatttcaggcatttgtctgcgatttcttaaaacctgtcggcgagtcaaaaacggggctaaaatcatgcagtctaattTCGGCATTAGTTTaacaagttacaatgaactaaaaacgtGCTGTCTGGacttattgtttatatattttttacagagtaGAAAACATGTAAATCAGACATATGGTGTGTATTAGAAGAAAATAAATTTGCCTTGTTTTTTTATTGACTATTTGctcatttataataaaattttaatgaaaatgtatatattcattcTTTGTAGTGGATTTATCAGTACTGTAAGCAAAACAGTTTACTTTCCTAATATTGAATGATCTGCATGTTTACTACAACATTGATAACTCATAACAGCTAAGAATAATAGATTTTGAGACACTGTAAACTGTCAGAAAAACAACCCGGGAGACAACAATTTATTCTATGACTTGTGGCAAATGTGTAATTTCTAATTACAGCTTATATAGTTATAGTaagtaaaataacagtaaaataattTGGGATCATAATTTTAGATCATAAATTCGCTAAACAACAAATTATCCTGTGCATTTAGTGCATCTGTTTCTGCGTTTGTGTATTTCATGTTGAATATATCAAGAttcttaaaggtgccatagagttCATTGGTTTAagttgttctctgatatctacatagctGGTGTGTAACAGGTTGTAATTGTAAAATATGCTCAATTATAACCCCAGAATCTTCCCCTAGAGAATCAGAAGCTAtggtttgaccatatttggaatggtcatgaatattattgagctcTGTTCTGAGGTGCAGCTAGTGTTAGTCTCTGCTCTCTCTCTTTTACTTCATTTAGACTAGCATTGATtatacaaccggcctctgagtgagctgagagacttacgtgagctctactggtgctcctattggctgacGCTCAagataaagttgaaggattctcaactttgttgtgCCGCTTGACACGCCCACCTGGTCGCCAAAGGTTGCTGTCGCTCGCATAGATGGAGATCGCCGGAAGTTGCTGACTGTCAAATAAGAAGCTGACTCTGAATTTCTGAAATGTACACATGCAAACTAGTCATACTTAGTTTGTTAAATTATAAATATGATCTTTTTATTTTTCCACTTGCCAGTTAGTAAAGTTGACAACAGTAAACTACATATTCAAACAGAAAGGATATTAAATGACCCAACAGATAGTTATACTGTGAGGTATTTACTTATAATTAAATTactcttcttactgtgaggtgacagtgcaatagttataaccactgagccaccgtggtgcctataatatatgtaaaaattATTGTAACAGACTGAAGAAGGCCAAAAAGCATTTAACAGTTCAAACTTATCTTTTAATAAACTTTTGCACATTGTAGACAGATGAGTAATACATTGCTGGAACAGCATCAACCGGCTCTCTCAAAAAAGATCTGTTTTTCCCCTTTTGGAAATCCCCCTCTCTGGAGTGCGCAGACTCACTTTTTCCCATAATCACGCCCCTTAAATCCCTACATTACACCTCataatcacacacaaacatataacaCAGGAACTATAACTTTTCTAGCATGctacattatattaaaaatggttatagattaattaataaatataaatattgtgaatATCACCATAGTGATGAGTATTTATATtaactacaaataaataattatatgaatgtatgttttttgtatatttgacAATGCAGAGATGAGTGATCTGTTACACACTTTGTCTGATAGACGCTACCTTCAGCTCAGTCAAAAAAGAAACTCGTTACCTTTTCCGTTTGCGCGGGCTTTACTTGGTGGCTTTCCcctttttgctttctttttcatTGTTACTAAACTAGGAACATGCCATTGGTGAGCTGTTGAATTCATATTTGTGCAGTAAAATGGCAGAATCCAGTGTTTCTTTGGCTCAGGAGGATCAGTTCAGCTGTTTAATCTGTCTGGATCTACTGAAGGATCCAGTGGCCATTCCCTGTGGACACAGTTACTGTATGAGCTGTATTTCAGGCTGCTGGGATCAGGATGAGAAGAAGGGAGTCTACAGCTGCCCTCAGTGCAGACATACCTTCTCTCCAAGACCTGCTTTAGGGAAAAACACCATGCTGGATGAAGCTGCTCGTCCTGCTCAGCATAACTCTGAATCTGTGGAGTGTGACATTTGTACTGGAGACAAAAATAAAGCTGTGAAGTCTTGTCTGGTGTGTCTGGAATCTTACTGTCAGACTCACTTTGAAAGTCATGAGGAATTTCACTCTAGAAAGCGACACAAAGTGACTGATGCCACTGGACGACTGCAGGAGATGATCTGCCCTCAACATGACAGACTGCTAGAAATGTACTGCAGAACTGACCAGCGCTGTATTTGCATTTTGTGTTTGATGAATGAACACAAAACCCATGAAACTGTGTTACCAGCTGAAGAGAGAGCAGAGAAACAGGTAAGCTTGTTTCTTTTTGAtaagctttttaaaactgtcattgcaatatttttgacTGTATGAGAACACACAACAGCTTCAGTCACCTTTTTAATGGAGATGTGAATAGATCAAATGTATTTATCATAAAAGTGCGATATGACAGATTTGTATTTATACCTTTGTGTTTCTAAAGCTTTTGTGTCATCATTTAGTTTTATATACATCTGTGGTTTACTGTAATTTATCTGTTTTACAGAAACATTTTAAACAGAAACTTCAGCAGAAAGTGGAGGAGAAACAGAAGGAGTGTGAGGAGCTGAGAGCGGCTGTAGAGACTCACAAGGTGAGATTTGAGCAAATATCAACTACTGGCTCCTGGAGGAGCTGTTGGAAACTTAGTTAGGACTGTCCTGCAGTCGGTCAGTGAGGAGCCCAGTGCTGTAGCACTTTGAGTCCCACTGAGGCCACTGTGAGGAACAGGTTATAAGGCAGCAGTAAGAGCTGAGTGAATGACTGATTCTGCTGCTTCTCTCTGTGTCCTAACAGCGCTCTGCACAGGCCGCAGTGGAGGACACCGAGAGGATCTTTACTGAGCTCATATGCTCCATCGAGAGAACCCACTCAGAGGTGACACAAATGATCAGAGATCAGGAAAAGGCTGCAGTGAGTGGAGCTGAAGGACGACTGAAGAAACTGGAGCAGGAGATTGATGATCTAAAGAGGAGAGACGCTGAGCTGGAGCAGCTTTCACACACAGACCATAACATTCATTTCCTCCAGGTAACAAAGATCTGACAACCAGTTCATTGTGTTGAGGTATAATATGTAGGTATCTGATTTTCTGATATTTCTGTTGTTGTGTCTTTGTCTGTGTAGAGTTTCCAGTCTCTCTCTGTTCTTCCTGCATCTACAGACTTCTCCAGCATCAGTTCTTGTCTTTCTTTTGATGATTTGCTAATGTTGGTCTCTCAGCTGAAAGAGAAACTGCAGCAGGCTTTGaaagaagagaaagaaaacataTTTCACACAGGTAAAGTCTTGAAGCAACAATTTTCTCTCagaaattttaatattttgaatataatataaaaaatataatcccACAACACACTGCCTAAATTTACAGATGAATGAGACATAAAAATGTGACATTGAACATGTTGGTTTCTTAGTGAGACACATCAGTGTGATTCCCACCGCTGAACATGAGAGCAGGAATGAGTTCCTACAATGTAAgtctcttttttcttttaataaacaagcaCACAGACATAAAGAGAAGCCATAGAGAAGAAGGTATTTTAAGGACTGGTTCGTTTATGAATGTTGATGGTTCAGATTAttcagtcatttgttttattcagtGCACAGTGAGGAGTAATGATAACTTGCATTCATAATAATTTCATCTAGTCACGGTTTGCAGAATTCTTTATTAACCCTATACAATTCTTTTAGTTAAactggtcttaaaatattctttcTGAGTTAATGTGTAATATACAGTTTGTATGTGGTAGGCATACTTAAAATTAAGTACACTAAAAATAGTTTGTAATTTTCCGGTTTATTTcaggcagctggggtgccagaaaaaaaaacaaataaaataacgtcttttaaattacataaatttaccataaaataacggacctCTGTTATTTTACCAGAAATTTCTATAATCCaacaactgttattttacagtaaatttatgtaattcaaCGGCTGTtgctttacagtaaatttctgtaattcaacggctgttatttcacagtaaatttctgtaattcaacggctgttattttacagtaaatttctgtaattcaactactgttattttacagtaaatttctgtaattcaactactgttattttacagtaaatttctgtaattcaacctgttattttacagtaaatttctgcaattcaacaactgttattttacagtaaatttctgcaatttaacggttgttatttttgggtaaatttctgtaatctaacggctgttattttacagtgaatttctgtaatttaacggctgttattttacagtaaatttctgtaattcaacaactgttattttacagtaaatttctgtaattcaacctgttattttacagtgaatttctgcaattcaacaactgttatttcacagtaaatttctgcaatttaacggctgttatttttgggtaaatttctgtaatttaacggctgttattttacagtgaatttctgtaatttaacggctgttactttacagtaaatttctgtaattcaacggctgttactttacagtaaatttctgtaattcaactactgttattttacattaaatttctgtaattcaacctgttattttacagtgaatttctgtaattcaacggCTGTTTCTTTacagcaaatttctgtaattcaacggctgttactttacagtaaatttctgcaattcaacggctgttattttacagtaaatatctgtaattcaactactgttattttacagtaaatttctgcaattcaacaactgttattttacagtaaatttctgcaatttaacggctgttattttacagtgaatttctgtaattcaactactgttattttacagtaaatttctgcaattcaacaactgttattttacagtaaatttctgcaatttaacggctgttatttttgggtaaatttctgtaatttaacggctgttattttacagtgaatttctgtaatttaatggctgttactttacagtaaatttctgtaattcaacggCTGTTTCTTTacagcaaatttctgtaatttaacggctgttactttacagtaaatttctgtaattcaacggctgttactttacagtaaatttctgcaattcaacggctgttattttacagtaaatatctgtaattcaactactgttattttacagtaaatttctgcaattcaacaactgttattttacagtaaatttctgcaatttaatggctgttattttacagtgaatttctgtaattcaactactgttattttacagtaaatttctgtaattcaacggCTGTTTCTTTacagcaaatttctgtaattcaacggCTGTTactttacaataaatttctgtaattcaacggctgttactttacagtaaatttctgcaattcaacggctgttattttacagtaaatatctgtaattcaactactgttattttacagtaaatttctgcaattcaacaactgttattttacagtaaatttctgcaatttaacggctgttattttacagtgaatttctgtaattcaactactgttattttacagtaaatttctgcaattcaacaactgttattttacagtaaatttctgcaatttaacggctgttatttttgggtaaatttctgtaatttaacggctgttattttacagtaaatttctgtaattcaacggctgttactttacagtaaatttctgcaattcaacggctgttattttacagtaaatatctgtaattcaactactgttattttacagtaaatttctgcaattcaacaactgttattttacagtaaatttctgcaatttaacggctgttattttacagtgaatttctgtaattcaactactgttattttacagtaaatttctgcaattcaacaactgttattttacagtaaatttctgcaatttaatggctgttatttttgggtaaatttctgtaatttaacagctgttattttacagtgaatttctgtaatttaacggctgtttttttttcagtttatttaaggctggaaataaaccataaaattgcAGATTGTTTTTCCAGTATAATTAACAGAATTGGATTTAACCAACATTTTGCCAATGACAGGTCAATTGACAATTTAAGTTTCTAAAAGTAAAGATTTAGGCTTACCAAGTAACTCTTTAGAAAGAATGTtacattaaaaaagacaaaacattttggtaacactttattttgatggtctagtTGATTATTAGGAGACTGTCTTTGATGGTTCTTTAATacgttgatactgctccttcaacagacattgaactgactataagaaactttccaagtacatgtcaacttacactaaccctaacccttacctaacagtctacttataatctattgagaattatttggcatgtagatgcgATGTAATGCAAATTCaccaaacggaccatcaaaataaagtgtggccaAATTTTTTCTTTGTGTCAGGTGTGACCTTTGATTACGTTTTACTGATGAAAACGTGGCAAAAAGTTAATGTCCTTTTTTCTTTTGGATTTCCAGATTACCAGCAGTTGACACTAGACTCCAACACAGCTTATAAATATCTTAGGCTGTCTGAGGGGAACAAAGTGGCGACTAGGTTGCAACATGTTCAGCcatatcctgatcatccagacagatttgatggttCCTGTCAGGTGATGTGCAGAGAGAGAGTGTgcggacgctgttactgggaggttGAGTGGAGAGGTTGTATAGAAACATCAGTGTCATACCAGAGCATGAGCAGGAAGGAACGGAAAAGTGAGTGTAGATTTGGACGTAATaatcagtcctggagtttgtacTGCTCTGACTCCCGATGTTATTTCAGGCACAATAACCAAGAGTCTAAACTGCCAATAGTATCCAGCCTGTGTAGAATAGGAGTGTATGTTGATCACAGTGCGGGAACTCTGTCCTTCTACAGCGTCTCTGAGACAATGAGCCTCATTTACAGGGTCCACACCACATTCACTCAGCCGCTCTACCCTGGGTTTGGGGTTTACAAGCAATCACGAGTAAAACTGTGTGATCAAGCATAACATTACACATTTAGTGTTTATCTGTTAGAGctacctgattgaatggtttaaaatTTTGCAGTGACTATTATAATATTgattaaagaataataaaatattgcaatgtttggTTTTTCCCACATCGTGCAGCCCCACACAGTACATTTGGATTAACTTTTTAATATTACATTCATCTCTGACAGCTGTACTGGTACACaacccatacatacacacatcaccacttac
This genomic window contains:
- the LOC570079 gene encoding E3 ubiquitin/ISG15 ligase TRIM25-like, with protein sequence MAESSVSLAQEDQFSCLICLDLLKDPVAIPCGHSYCMSCISGCWDQDEKKGVYSCPQCRHTFSPRPALGKNTMLDEAARPAQHNSESVECDICTGDKNKAVKSCLVCLESYCQTHFESHEEFHSRKRHKVTDATGRLQEMICPQHDRLLEMYCRTDQRCICILCLMNEHKTHETVLPAEERAEKQKHFKQKLQQKVEEKQKECEELRAAVETHKRSAQAAVEDTERIFTELICSIERTHSEVTQMIRDQEKAAVSGAEGRLKKLEQEIDDLKRRDAELEQLSHTDHNIHFLQSFQSLSVLPASTDFSSISSCLSFDDLLMLVSQLKEKLQQALKEEKENIFHTVRHISVIPTAEHESRNEFLQYYQQLTLDSNTAYKYLRLSEGNKVATRLQHVQPYPDHPDRFDGSCQVMCRERVCGRCYWEVEWRGCIETSVSYQSMSRKERKSECRFGRNNQSWSLYCSDSRCYFRHNNQESKLPIVSSLCRIGVYVDHSAGTLSFYSVSETMSLIYRVHTTFTQPLYPGFGVYKQSRVKLCDQA